The Primulina eburnea isolate SZY01 chromosome 6, ASM2296580v1, whole genome shotgun sequence genome contains a region encoding:
- the LOC140834497 gene encoding uncharacterized protein isoform X1, giving the protein MSIFLLVYLYCEEKYCNLAMSYEFISISFFQGIHICQLSFAKMANSVTVSSLSLLGYGIVPKTSIANQRRETYASGSSSKFFRIRAVQDNEGPRRLVDIIRIIPEASRNYFRSPSRRALFGGISLLGGFYVAQTISLSFGALGVNDVFAAVLCVLITEYVTRFYYSRPKVTFPIALLNNFKMGFTYGLFIDAFKLAS; this is encoded by the coding sequence atgtcCATTTTCCTCCTGGTTTATCTATATTGTGAAGAAAAGTATTGTAATCTTGCAATGTCTTATGAGTTCATCTCAATTTCTTTCTTCCAGGGAATTCATATTTGCCAACTTTCATTTGCAAAAATGGCAAACTCTGTGACTGTATCTTCTCTTAGTCTTCTCGGATATGGTATAGTTCCTAAAACTAGCATTGCTAATCAGAGGCGGGAAACTTATGCTTCAGGATCATCCTCCAAGTTTTTCCGAATTCGGGCTGTGCAGGATAATGAAGGGCCTCGAAGATTGGTTGACATTATACGAATTATCCCAGAGGCATCAAGAAACTACTTCAGAAGTCCTTCAAGAAGGGCACTTTTTGGAGGTATATCTCTCTTGGGTGGTTTCTATGTCGCGCAAACCATATCTCTATCATTTGGGGCtttaggtgtgaatgatgtatTTGCTGCGGTGTTGTGTGTTCTCATAACAGAATACGTAACAAGGTTCTATTATAGCCGGCCGAAAGTCACTTTCCCTATTGCCCTTCTGAACAATTTCAAGATGGGTTTCACTTACGGTCTCTTCATCGATGCTTTCAAACTTGCCAGTTGA
- the LOC140834497 gene encoding uncharacterized protein isoform X2 — protein MANSVTVSSLSLLGYGIVPKTSIANQRRETYASGSSSKFFRIRAVQDNEGPRRLVDIIRIIPEASRNYFRSPSRRALFGGISLLGGFYVAQTISLSFGALGVNDVFAAVLCVLITEYVTRFYYSRPKVTFPIALLNNFKMGFTYGLFIDAFKLAS, from the coding sequence ATGGCAAACTCTGTGACTGTATCTTCTCTTAGTCTTCTCGGATATGGTATAGTTCCTAAAACTAGCATTGCTAATCAGAGGCGGGAAACTTATGCTTCAGGATCATCCTCCAAGTTTTTCCGAATTCGGGCTGTGCAGGATAATGAAGGGCCTCGAAGATTGGTTGACATTATACGAATTATCCCAGAGGCATCAAGAAACTACTTCAGAAGTCCTTCAAGAAGGGCACTTTTTGGAGGTATATCTCTCTTGGGTGGTTTCTATGTCGCGCAAACCATATCTCTATCATTTGGGGCtttaggtgtgaatgatgtatTTGCTGCGGTGTTGTGTGTTCTCATAACAGAATACGTAACAAGGTTCTATTATAGCCGGCCGAAAGTCACTTTCCCTATTGCCCTTCTGAACAATTTCAAGATGGGTTTCACTTACGGTCTCTTCATCGATGCTTTCAAACTTGCCAGTTGA